The Capra hircus breed San Clemente chromosome 25, ASM170441v1, whole genome shotgun sequence genome has a window encoding:
- the PRSS36 gene encoding polyserase-2 isoform X2 — translation MSQHLLLPLVILAISPIPGAFQDSALSPTQEESEDLDCGRPEPSARIVGGSDSQPGTWPWQVSLHHGGGHICGGSLIAPSWVLSAAHCFVTNGTLEPAAEWSVVLGVHSQDRPLDGAQVRAVAAILVPDNYSSVERGTDVALLRLASPARLGPSVRPVCLPRASHRFAHGTACWATGWGDVQEEDPLPLPWVLQEVELRLLGEAACQCLYSRPGPFNLTFQLLPGMLCAGYPQGRRDTCQGDSGGPLVCKEGGRWFQAGITSFGFGCGRRNRPGVFTAVAPYEAWIREQVLGSEPGPAFPTQSPEAQSGLPEPMNENCTTALPECGKASRPGSWPWEAQVMVPGSRPCYGALVSESWVLAPASCFPGHISSARPPSDLDYWRVQLPSRPRAEQVARLVPHENASWDDASSLALLQLRAPVNLSAAPRPVCLPHPEHYFLPGSRCRLARWGRGEPAPGASSLLEAELLGAWWCHCLYGRQGASVPPPGEPPQALCPAYQEEEMEESCWNYSHWSLLCREEGTWFLAGIRDSPSDCLRPRVFYPLQTHGPWISHVTRGAYLEDQLAWDWGPEGEETEALTCPPHTENGACGLRPEPAPMGVLWPWLAEVHVAGDRVCAGILVAPGWVLAATHCVLRPGSTTVPYIEVYLGRAGASPLPQSHQVTSAPPLLCQTEGGSWVLVGMAVRGSRELFAATGPEEAWISQTVGEAPFLPASSFPHWLPEGSDLCPPDMARASGSPRAALFLMLLTPLIQG, via the exons ATGTCCCAGCACCTGCTTCTCCCGCTTGTGATCCTTG CCATCAGCCCCATCCCGGGAGCCTTCCAGGACTCAG CTCTCAGTCCTActcaagaagaatctgaagatcTGG ACTGCGGTCGCCCCGAGCCGTCTGCCCGAATCGTGGGGGGCTCAGACTCTCAGCCGGGCACCTGGCCATGGCAGGTGAGCCTGCATCATGGCGGGGGCCACATCTGCGGGGGCTCCCTCATCGCCCCTTCCTGGGTCCTCTCGGCTGCTCACTGTTTCGTGAC GAACGGGACCTTGGAGCCCGCGGCCGAGTGGTCGGTGGTGCTGGGCGTGCACTCGCAGGACCGGCCCCTGGACGGCGCGCAAGTCCGCGCGGTGGCCGCCATCCTGGTGCCGGACAACTACAGCAGCGTGGAACGGGGCACCGACGTGGCCCTGCTGCGCCTGGCCTCGCCCGCTAGGCTGGGCCCCTCCGTACGGCCCGTCTGCCTGCCCCGAGCCTCGCACCGCTTTGCTCACGGCACCGCCTGCTGGGCCACCGGCTGGGGGGATGTCCAGGAGGAGG ACCCCCTGCCTCTCCCCTGGGTGCTACAAGAAGTGGAGCTGAGGCTGCTGGGAGAGGCTGCTTGTCAGTGTCTCTACAGCCGGCCTGGCCCCTTTAATCTCACTTTCCAGCTATTGCCGGGGATGCTATGTGCCGGCTACCCACAAGGCCGCAGGGACACCTGCCAG GGTGACTCTGGGGGACCCCTGGTCTGCAAGGAAGGTGGCCGATGGTTCCAGGCGGGAATCACCAGCTTTGGCTTTGGCTGTGGACGGAGGAACCGCCCAGGAGTCTTCACTGCTGTTGCTCCCTATGAGGCATGGATAAGGGAACAGGTGTTGGGCTCAGAGCCTGGGCCTGCCTTCCCCACCCAGTCCCCAGAAGCCCAGTCAGGCCTCCCTGAGCCCATGAATGAGAACTGCACCACCGCCCTGCCAG agtgtgggaaagcctcgaggccaGGGTCCtggccctgggaagcccaggtgatgGTCCCAGGATCCAGACCCTGCTATGGGGCACTGGTGTCTGAAAGCTGGGTCTTGGCACCTGCCAGTTGCTTTCCAGG TCACATCAGCTCAGCCCGCCCGCCCAGCGACCTGGACTACTGGCGCGTGCAACTGCCCTCGCGCCCGCGCGCGGAGCAGGTGGCGCGCCTCGTGCCACACGAGAACGCCTCGTGGGACGACGCCTCGAGCCTAGCGCTGCTGCAGCTGCGCGCGCCCGTGAACCTGAGCGCGGCCCCGCGGCCAGTGTGTCTACCCCACCCGGAACACTATTTCCTGCCAGGGAGCCGCTGCCGCCTGGCTCGCTGGGGCCGCGGGG AACCCGCGCCCGGAGCCAGCTCGCTGCTTGAGGCGGAGCTGTTGGGCGCCTGGTGGTGTCACTGCCTGTATGGCCGCCAGGGGGCGTCAGTGCCGCCGCCAGGAGAGCCGCCGCAGGCGCTCTGCCCCGCCTaccaggaggaggagatggaggagagcTGCTGG AACTACTCTCATTGGAGCCTGCTGTGCCGGGAAGAGGGGACCTGGTTCCTGGCTGGAATCAGAGACTCGCCCAGTGACTGCCTGCGTCCCAGAGTCTTCTACCCCCTGCAGACCCACGGTCCATGGATCAGCCATGTGACTCGGGGGGCCTACCTGGAGGACCAGCTGGCCTGGGACTGGGGACCTGAaggggaggagactgaggcactaACCTGTCCCCCTCACACAGAGAATGGTG CCTGTGGCCTGCGTCCCGAGCCGGCTCCGATGGGGGTCCTGTGGCCCTGGCTGGCAGAGGTGCATGTAGCTGGAGATCGAGTCTGCGCTGGCATCCTCGTGGCCCCAGGCTGGGTCCTGGCAGCCACTCACTGCGTCCTCAG GCCAGGCTCTACAACGGTGCCTTATATTGAAGTGTACCTGGGCCGGGCGGGGGCCAGTCCCCTCCCCCAGAGCCACCAG GTAACCTCAGCACCTCCGCTCCTGTGCCAGACTGAGGGAGGCTCCTGGGTCCTCGTGGGCATGGCTGTTCGAGGCAGCCGGGAGCTGTTTGCTGCCACTGGCCCTGAAGAGGCCTGGATCTCCCAGACAGTGGGGGAGGCACCTTTTCTACCCGCAAGCAGCTTCCCCCACTGGCTCCCTGAAGGCAGTGATCTCTGTCCCCCTGACATGGCCAGGGCCTCAGGTTCCCCGCGGGCTGCTCTTTTCCTGATGCTTCTCACCCCCCTGATCCAGGGCTGA
- the PRSS36 gene encoding polyserase-2 isoform X1 has protein sequence MSQHLLLPLVILAISPIPGAFQDSALSPTQEESEDLDCGRPEPSARIVGGSDSQPGTWPWQVSLHHGGGHICGGSLIAPSWVLSAAHCFVTNGTLEPAAEWSVVLGVHSQDRPLDGAQVRAVAAILVPDNYSSVERGTDVALLRLASPARLGPSVRPVCLPRASHRFAHGTACWATGWGDVQEEDPLPLPWVLQEVELRLLGEAACQCLYSRPGPFNLTFQLLPGMLCAGYPQGRRDTCQGDSGGPLVCKEGGRWFQAGITSFGFGCGRRNRPGVFTAVAPYEAWIREQVLGSEPGPAFPTQSPEAQSGLPEPMNENCTTALPECGKASRPGSWPWEAQVMVPGSRPCYGALVSESWVLAPASCFPGHISSARPPSDLDYWRVQLPSRPRAEQVARLVPHENASWDDASSLALLQLRAPVNLSAAPRPVCLPHPEHYFLPGSRCRLARWGRGEPAPGASSLLEAELLGAWWCHCLYGRQGASVPPPGEPPQALCPAYQEEEMEESCWNYSHWSLLCREEGTWFLAGIRDSPSDCLRPRVFYPLQTHGPWISHVTRGAYLEDQLAWDWGPEGEETEALTCPPHTENGACGLRPEPAPMGVLWPWLAEVHVAGDRVCAGILVAPGWVLAATHCVLRPGSTTVPYIEVYLGRAGASPLPQSHQVSRLVISIRLPRHLGLRPPLALLELSSRVEPSPSALPICLHPGGTPLGASCWVLGWKDPQDRVPVAAAVSILTPRLCHCLYQGLLPPGTLCVLYAEGQEDRCEVTSAPPLLCQTEGGSWVLVGMAVRGSRELFAATGPEEAWISQTVGEAPFLPASSFPHWLPEGSDLCPPDMARASGSPRAALFLMLLTPLIQG, from the exons ATGTCCCAGCACCTGCTTCTCCCGCTTGTGATCCTTG CCATCAGCCCCATCCCGGGAGCCTTCCAGGACTCAG CTCTCAGTCCTActcaagaagaatctgaagatcTGG ACTGCGGTCGCCCCGAGCCGTCTGCCCGAATCGTGGGGGGCTCAGACTCTCAGCCGGGCACCTGGCCATGGCAGGTGAGCCTGCATCATGGCGGGGGCCACATCTGCGGGGGCTCCCTCATCGCCCCTTCCTGGGTCCTCTCGGCTGCTCACTGTTTCGTGAC GAACGGGACCTTGGAGCCCGCGGCCGAGTGGTCGGTGGTGCTGGGCGTGCACTCGCAGGACCGGCCCCTGGACGGCGCGCAAGTCCGCGCGGTGGCCGCCATCCTGGTGCCGGACAACTACAGCAGCGTGGAACGGGGCACCGACGTGGCCCTGCTGCGCCTGGCCTCGCCCGCTAGGCTGGGCCCCTCCGTACGGCCCGTCTGCCTGCCCCGAGCCTCGCACCGCTTTGCTCACGGCACCGCCTGCTGGGCCACCGGCTGGGGGGATGTCCAGGAGGAGG ACCCCCTGCCTCTCCCCTGGGTGCTACAAGAAGTGGAGCTGAGGCTGCTGGGAGAGGCTGCTTGTCAGTGTCTCTACAGCCGGCCTGGCCCCTTTAATCTCACTTTCCAGCTATTGCCGGGGATGCTATGTGCCGGCTACCCACAAGGCCGCAGGGACACCTGCCAG GGTGACTCTGGGGGACCCCTGGTCTGCAAGGAAGGTGGCCGATGGTTCCAGGCGGGAATCACCAGCTTTGGCTTTGGCTGTGGACGGAGGAACCGCCCAGGAGTCTTCACTGCTGTTGCTCCCTATGAGGCATGGATAAGGGAACAGGTGTTGGGCTCAGAGCCTGGGCCTGCCTTCCCCACCCAGTCCCCAGAAGCCCAGTCAGGCCTCCCTGAGCCCATGAATGAGAACTGCACCACCGCCCTGCCAG agtgtgggaaagcctcgaggccaGGGTCCtggccctgggaagcccaggtgatgGTCCCAGGATCCAGACCCTGCTATGGGGCACTGGTGTCTGAAAGCTGGGTCTTGGCACCTGCCAGTTGCTTTCCAGG TCACATCAGCTCAGCCCGCCCGCCCAGCGACCTGGACTACTGGCGCGTGCAACTGCCCTCGCGCCCGCGCGCGGAGCAGGTGGCGCGCCTCGTGCCACACGAGAACGCCTCGTGGGACGACGCCTCGAGCCTAGCGCTGCTGCAGCTGCGCGCGCCCGTGAACCTGAGCGCGGCCCCGCGGCCAGTGTGTCTACCCCACCCGGAACACTATTTCCTGCCAGGGAGCCGCTGCCGCCTGGCTCGCTGGGGCCGCGGGG AACCCGCGCCCGGAGCCAGCTCGCTGCTTGAGGCGGAGCTGTTGGGCGCCTGGTGGTGTCACTGCCTGTATGGCCGCCAGGGGGCGTCAGTGCCGCCGCCAGGAGAGCCGCCGCAGGCGCTCTGCCCCGCCTaccaggaggaggagatggaggagagcTGCTGG AACTACTCTCATTGGAGCCTGCTGTGCCGGGAAGAGGGGACCTGGTTCCTGGCTGGAATCAGAGACTCGCCCAGTGACTGCCTGCGTCCCAGAGTCTTCTACCCCCTGCAGACCCACGGTCCATGGATCAGCCATGTGACTCGGGGGGCCTACCTGGAGGACCAGCTGGCCTGGGACTGGGGACCTGAaggggaggagactgaggcactaACCTGTCCCCCTCACACAGAGAATGGTG CCTGTGGCCTGCGTCCCGAGCCGGCTCCGATGGGGGTCCTGTGGCCCTGGCTGGCAGAGGTGCATGTAGCTGGAGATCGAGTCTGCGCTGGCATCCTCGTGGCCCCAGGCTGGGTCCTGGCAGCCACTCACTGCGTCCTCAG GCCAGGCTCTACAACGGTGCCTTATATTGAAGTGTACCTGGGCCGGGCGGGGGCCAGTCCCCTCCCCCAGAGCCACCAGGTGTCCCGGTTGGTCATCAGCATCCGCTTGCCCCGGCACCTGGGACTGCGGCCCCCGCTAGCCCTCCTGGAGCTGAGCTCCCGAGTGGAGCCCTCCCCATCAGCCTTGCCCATCTGCCTTCACCCAGGGGGTACCCCCTTGGGGGCCAGTTGCTGGGTACTGGGCTGGAAGGACCCCCAGGATCGAG tccctgtggctgctgctgtctCCATCTTGACTCCGCGACTCTGTCACTGCCTCTATCAAGGCCTTCTGCCTCCTGGAACTCTGTGTGTCCTGTATGCAGAGGGGCAAGAGGACAGATGTGAG GTAACCTCAGCACCTCCGCTCCTGTGCCAGACTGAGGGAGGCTCCTGGGTCCTCGTGGGCATGGCTGTTCGAGGCAGCCGGGAGCTGTTTGCTGCCACTGGCCCTGAAGAGGCCTGGATCTCCCAGACAGTGGGGGAGGCACCTTTTCTACCCGCAAGCAGCTTCCCCCACTGGCTCCCTGAAGGCAGTGATCTCTGTCCCCCTGACATGGCCAGGGCCTCAGGTTCCCCGCGGGCTGCTCTTTTCCTGATGCTTCTCACCCCCCTGATCCAGGGCTGA
- the FUS gene encoding RNA-binding protein FUS isoform X1 encodes MASNDYTQQATQSYGAYPTQPGQGYSQQSSQPYGQQSYGGYGQSADTSGYGQSSYGGSYGQTQNTGYGTQSAPQGYGSTGGYGSSQSSQSSYGQQSSYPGYGQQPAPSSTSGSYGSSSQSSGYGQPQSGGYGQQSGYGGQQQGYGQQQSYNPPQGYGQQNQYSSGGGGGGGGGGGSYGQDQPSMSGGGGSGGYGNQDQSGGYGGGQQDRGGRGRGGGGGYNRSSGGYEPRGRGGGRGGRGGMGGSDRGGFNKFGGPRDQGSRHDSEQDNSDNNTIFVQGLGENVTIESVADYFKQIGIIKTNKKTGQPMINLYTDRETGKLKGEATVSFDDPPSAKAAIDWFDGKEFSGNPIKVSFATRRADFNRGGGNGRGGRGRGGPMGRGGYGGGGSGGGGRGGFPSGGGGGGGQQRAGDWKCPNPTCENMNFSWRNECNQCKAPKPDGPGGGPGGSHMGGNYGDDRRGGRGGYDRGGYRGRGGDRGGFRGGRGGGDRGGFGPGKMDSRGEHRQDRRERPY; translated from the exons ATGGCCTCAAACG ACTATACCCAACAAGCAACCCAAAG CTATGGGGCCTACCCAACTCAGCCTGGGCAAGGCTACTCACAGCAGAGCAGTCAACCCTACGGGCAGCAGAGTTACGGTGGCTACGGCCAGTCTGCGGACACTTCGGGCTATGGCCAGAGCAGCTACGGTGGTTCTTACGGACAGACCCAGAATA CAGGCTACGGCACGCAGTCAGCTCCCCAGGGATATGGCTCAACTGGTGGCTATGGCAGTAGCCAGAGTTCTCAGTCGTCTTACGGGCAACAGTCTTCGTACCCTGGCTATGGCCAGCAGCCAGCTCCTAGCAGCACCTCAGGAAG TTACGGTAGCAGTTCTCAAAGCAGCGGCTATGGGCAGCCCCAGAGTGGAGGCTATGGCCAGCAGTCTGGCTATGGTGGGCAGCAGCAAGGCTATGGGCAGCAGCAGAGCTATAACCCGCCTCAGGGCTACGGGCAGCAGAACCAGTACAGTAGTGGTGGTGGCGGCGGCGGAGGGGGTGGCGGAG GTAGCTATGGCCAAGATCAGCCCTCCATGAGCGGTGGTGGCGGCAGCGGTGGTTATGGCAACCAGGACCAGAGTGGTGGCTACGGGGGAGGCCAGCAGGACCGTGGGGGCCGTGGCCGGGGCGGTGGCGGTGGTTACAACCGCAGCAGTGGCGGCTATGAACCCAGAGGTCGTGGAGGTGGCCGTGGAGGCAGAGGCGGCATGGG CGGAAGTGACCGTGGTGGCTTCAATAAATTTGGTG GCCCTCGGGACCAAGGATCACGTCATGACTCTG AACAGGATAATTCAGACAACAACACCATCTTCGTGCAAGGGCTGGGCGAAAATGTTACAATTGAGTCTGTAGCTGATTACTTCAAGCAGATTGGTATCATTAAG ACAAATAAGAAAACAGGACAGCCCATGATTAATCTGTACACAGACAGGGAAACAGGCAAGCTGAAGGGAGAGGCCACGGTATCATTTGATGATCCACCTTCCGCCAAAGCAgctattgactggtttgatg GTAAAGAATTCTCTGGGAATCCTATCAAGGTCTCATTTGCTACTCGGCGAGCAGACTTCAATCGGGGTGGTGGCAATGGTCGTGGAGGCCGAGGGCGAGGAG GACCTATGGGCCGTGGAGGCTATGGAGGTGGTGGCAGCGGCGGCGGTGGCCGAGGAGGATTCCCcagtggtggtggcggtggcggAGGACAGCAGCGAGCAGGGGACTGGAAGTGTCCTAATCC TACCTGTGAAAACATGAACTTCTCTTGGAGGAATGAATGTAACCAGTGTAAGGCCCCTAAACCAGATGGCCCAGGAGGGGGACCAGGAGGCTCTCATATGG GGGGTAACTACGGAGATGATCGTCGTGGTGGCAGAGGAGGCTATGATCGGGGTGGCTACCGAGGCCGAGGAGGGGACCGTGGGGGCTTCCGAGGGGGCCGGGGTGGTGGGGACAGAGGTGGTTTCGGCCCTGGCAAGATGGACTCCAG GGGTGAGCACAGACAGGATCGCAGGGAGAGGCCGTACTAG
- the FUS gene encoding RNA-binding protein FUS isoform X2: MASNDYTQQATQSYGAYPTQPGQGYSQQSSQPYGQQSYGGYGQSADTSGYGQSSYGGSYGQTQNSYGTQSAPQGYGSTGGYGSSQSSQSSYGQQSSYPGYGQQPAPSSTSGSYGSSSQSSGYGQPQSGGYGQQSGYGGQQQGYGQQQSYNPPQGYGQQNQYSSGGGGGGGGGGGSYGQDQPSMSGGGGSGGYGNQDQSGGYGGGQQDRGGRGRGGGGGYNRSSGGYEPRGRGGGRGGRGGMGGSDRGGFNKFGGPRDQGSRHDSEQDNSDNNTIFVQGLGENVTIESVADYFKQIGIIKTNKKTGQPMINLYTDRETGKLKGEATVSFDDPPSAKAAIDWFDGKEFSGNPIKVSFATRRADFNRGGGNGRGGRGRGGPMGRGGYGGGGSGGGGRGGFPSGGGGGGGQQRAGDWKCPNPTCENMNFSWRNECNQCKAPKPDGPGGGPGGSHMGGNYGDDRRGGRGGYDRGGYRGRGGDRGGFRGGRGGGDRGGFGPGKMDSRGEHRQDRRERPY, translated from the exons ATGGCCTCAAACG ACTATACCCAACAAGCAACCCAAAG CTATGGGGCCTACCCAACTCAGCCTGGGCAAGGCTACTCACAGCAGAGCAGTCAACCCTACGGGCAGCAGAGTTACGGTGGCTACGGCCAGTCTGCGGACACTTCGGGCTATGGCCAGAGCAGCTACGGTGGTTCTTACGGACAGACCCAGAATA GCTACGGCACGCAGTCAGCTCCCCAGGGATATGGCTCAACTGGTGGCTATGGCAGTAGCCAGAGTTCTCAGTCGTCTTACGGGCAACAGTCTTCGTACCCTGGCTATGGCCAGCAGCCAGCTCCTAGCAGCACCTCAGGAAG TTACGGTAGCAGTTCTCAAAGCAGCGGCTATGGGCAGCCCCAGAGTGGAGGCTATGGCCAGCAGTCTGGCTATGGTGGGCAGCAGCAAGGCTATGGGCAGCAGCAGAGCTATAACCCGCCTCAGGGCTACGGGCAGCAGAACCAGTACAGTAGTGGTGGTGGCGGCGGCGGAGGGGGTGGCGGAG GTAGCTATGGCCAAGATCAGCCCTCCATGAGCGGTGGTGGCGGCAGCGGTGGTTATGGCAACCAGGACCAGAGTGGTGGCTACGGGGGAGGCCAGCAGGACCGTGGGGGCCGTGGCCGGGGCGGTGGCGGTGGTTACAACCGCAGCAGTGGCGGCTATGAACCCAGAGGTCGTGGAGGTGGCCGTGGAGGCAGAGGCGGCATGGG CGGAAGTGACCGTGGTGGCTTCAATAAATTTGGTG GCCCTCGGGACCAAGGATCACGTCATGACTCTG AACAGGATAATTCAGACAACAACACCATCTTCGTGCAAGGGCTGGGCGAAAATGTTACAATTGAGTCTGTAGCTGATTACTTCAAGCAGATTGGTATCATTAAG ACAAATAAGAAAACAGGACAGCCCATGATTAATCTGTACACAGACAGGGAAACAGGCAAGCTGAAGGGAGAGGCCACGGTATCATTTGATGATCCACCTTCCGCCAAAGCAgctattgactggtttgatg GTAAAGAATTCTCTGGGAATCCTATCAAGGTCTCATTTGCTACTCGGCGAGCAGACTTCAATCGGGGTGGTGGCAATGGTCGTGGAGGCCGAGGGCGAGGAG GACCTATGGGCCGTGGAGGCTATGGAGGTGGTGGCAGCGGCGGCGGTGGCCGAGGAGGATTCCCcagtggtggtggcggtggcggAGGACAGCAGCGAGCAGGGGACTGGAAGTGTCCTAATCC TACCTGTGAAAACATGAACTTCTCTTGGAGGAATGAATGTAACCAGTGTAAGGCCCCTAAACCAGATGGCCCAGGAGGGGGACCAGGAGGCTCTCATATGG GGGGTAACTACGGAGATGATCGTCGTGGTGGCAGAGGAGGCTATGATCGGGGTGGCTACCGAGGCCGAGGAGGGGACCGTGGGGGCTTCCGAGGGGGCCGGGGTGGTGGGGACAGAGGTGGTTTCGGCCCTGGCAAGATGGACTCCAG GGGTGAGCACAGACAGGATCGCAGGGAGAGGCCGTACTAG